The Geothrix sp. DNA segment TCCCGCGAGTGCCACGGCTCCCGTGAGCTAGGCCCTCCCGCCATACCTGAAAGGGCCCCGCTCGGGGCCCTTTTTCATGCCCGCTGCCGGTGCCCGAGCACCGTGCCGTAGGCCACGCCGGCCACGGTGATGAGCACCCCCGCCAGCCCCGGAAGCGTGCTGCGCTCGCCCAGCAGGGGCACGGCGAGGAGGTACTGGACGATGGGCAGCAGCTGGAGCCAGATGGCCGCCTCCGGCACGGACAGGGTGCCGTAGGCTTCCGACATCAGCAGCTGGCCGGCATAGGCCAGCAGGCTCATGAGGACGGCCAGGGCCCAGGGGCCGACGCCACCTGGCCAGGGCGTGAGGGCGAAAGGCAGCACCACGGGCAGCCCCGCGATGCAGAAGAAGAAGAAGATCGTGGCGGCGTTGTCCGTGTGGCGCACGGCCCGGATGGCGTTGGCACTGGTGGCCGCGAAGACCGCCGCCGCCAGGGCGGCCAACTGCCCCCGCCCGAAGCCGAAGCCGAGGTGGCCCTGGCTCAGCACCATGGCCACGCCCAGGGAAGCGGCCAGGATGGCCAGCCACAAGTGGATGGTGGGCCGCTCCTTGAAGATCACCAGGGACAGGGTCACGGCGATCACGGGGAACACGTTGTAGAGGATTCCCGCCTCGCCGGCCGGAATGTGGGCCAGGGCGTAGAAGTAGAGCACCACCACCGCGCCGCCCGAGAGCCCCCGCATCACCAGCAGGCGGTGGTTGCTGGGGCGGTACAGACCGGGTATCAGGCCGAAGGTCAGCAGGCTGAACAGCGCCCCCACCACGAAGCGGAGCACGGCCAGGTGCCCCGCCGTGAAGCCCATGTCCGGCATGGTCAGCTTCCGGGCCAGGATGGCCATGAGCCCGAAGCACAGGGCCGAGCCCGCCAGCTGCCCCCGGGCCGCCATGCGGCGACGGGACTGGGCGGGGGTGAAGGTGGTCATGCTCGAATCATCCGATGGGGAAACCAAAAGAGAAACCGCAGATGTCGCAGATTCACGCAGATGAAAAGCCGAGGCCACTCATCTGCGCCATCTGCGTCATCTGCGGTTAGATGTCTTACCTTTTCGCACTGGAATTCACCGGCTTCAGGGGTTGTAGGCGCCCTGGGGCTGGTTCAGGCCCGCGGCGTGGAAGGCGGACTGGAGGGCCCCGCCCCGGAAGGCGCCACGGTCGGCCGCTTCCAGGTGATCCAACAGGTGGGACAGGTTGGCGCCACTGGGCACCGTGGGCACGCCCAGGTCCGCCGCCAGCTGGGGCAGGGTCAAGTCGTCGAGGAAGGTACCTTCCTCCCTCACCACGGAGCCCCGCAGGGTGTACTGGTCCGTGGGCCCCGTCACGGTTCGCAGGCTGGAAGAGGGCACCACCACCGCATCCACCCAGCCGGCCCTGCCGCCCTTGGCCTCCCGGTCCGCATGGGCGGCATATTTCAGGTCCTCGCCACAGAGCAGGCCCGCCACCGTGACGGTCTCGCCGAAGCTGAAGTTCTTCGCCGCGGCCACCCGCAAATGGCTTCCCACTTGGCGGTTGAGCTCAGCCGCTACGCGGCTGAGTACCGGCGCGAAACTCGCGCCGGTCAAGAGGAGGACTCTACGCCCCATGAATCCCTTGGCCCGTGGAGATTTGATGAAGCGGCGGCTGTGCTCCAGGAAGC contains these protein-coding regions:
- a CDS encoding DMT family transporter; protein product: MTTFTPAQSRRRMAARGQLAGSALCFGLMAILARKLTMPDMGFTAGHLAVLRFVVGALFSLLTFGLIPGLYRPSNHRLLVMRGLSGGAVVVLYFYALAHIPAGEAGILYNVFPVIAVTLSLVIFKERPTIHLWLAILAASLGVAMVLSQGHLGFGFGRGQLAALAAAVFAATSANAIRAVRHTDNAATIFFFFCIAGLPVVLPFALTPWPGGVGPWALAVLMSLLAYAGQLLMSEAYGTLSVPEAAIWLQLLPIVQYLLAVPLLGERSTLPGLAGVLITVAGVAYGTVLGHRQRA